In Candidatus Methylacidiphilales bacterium, the following are encoded in one genomic region:
- the guaA gene encoding glutamine-hydrolyzing GMP synthase — translation MQPNDRILILDFGSQYTQVIARRIRECQVYSEILPYHTPAEKIRALQPKGIILSGGPASVYARKAPQPDKKIFTLGLPTLGICYGMQLLAHHLGGKVQRSEHREYGRGVLDLKTDCDLFKGLPRKLDIWNSHGDKVTQLPLGFKTVAATDNSPYAVVQNGNVYGMQFHPEVAHTPRGRDILKNFVFQVCGCQPSWTMESFIDKSVADIREQVGGERVILGLSGGVDSSVAAALIHRAIGKQLVCILVDNGLMRAKEVESVKRIFANGLGLKLKVVDASARFLTKLKGVSDPEKKRKIIGGEFIRVFEAATKSVGKAKFLGQGTLYPDIIESVAIDGNPAALIKSHHNVGGLPKNMKFKLVEPLKELFKDEVRAVGEALGLPREMVWRQPFPGPGLAVRCLGPIDKEKLEILRNADAVVVDEMKQSGWYYKVWQSFAVLLPVRSVGVMGDERTYDWTIALRIVESQDAMTADWAKMPYEVLGRISTRIINEVKGVNRVCYDISSKPPATIEWE, via the coding sequence ATGCAACCCAACGACCGCATCCTCATCCTCGACTTCGGCTCCCAATACACCCAGGTCATCGCCCGCCGCATCCGCGAATGCCAGGTTTATTCCGAAATCCTACCCTATCACACCCCGGCGGAAAAAATCCGTGCCCTTCAACCCAAGGGCATCATCCTCTCCGGCGGTCCGGCCAGTGTCTACGCCCGCAAGGCCCCCCAGCCCGACAAAAAAATCTTCACCCTGGGCCTCCCCACCCTCGGCATCTGCTATGGCATGCAGCTGCTGGCCCACCACCTCGGCGGCAAGGTCCAGCGCAGCGAACACCGCGAATACGGTCGCGGCGTCCTCGACCTCAAGACCGACTGCGATCTCTTCAAGGGCCTGCCCCGCAAGCTCGACATTTGGAACAGCCACGGCGACAAAGTCACCCAGCTCCCCTTGGGTTTCAAGACCGTTGCCGCCACCGACAACTCCCCCTATGCCGTGGTCCAGAACGGCAACGTCTACGGTATGCAGTTCCACCCGGAGGTCGCCCACACCCCGCGCGGCCGTGACATCCTGAAAAATTTCGTCTTTCAGGTCTGCGGCTGCCAGCCCTCCTGGACGATGGAGTCGTTCATCGACAAAAGCGTCGCCGACATCCGAGAACAGGTCGGTGGCGAGCGCGTCATCCTCGGCCTCAGTGGCGGGGTTGATTCCAGCGTGGCCGCCGCCCTCATCCACCGTGCCATCGGCAAACAACTCGTCTGCATCCTCGTGGACAACGGCCTCATGCGCGCGAAGGAAGTCGAGAGCGTCAAGCGCATCTTCGCCAACGGCCTCGGACTCAAACTCAAGGTCGTCGACGCCTCGGCCCGGTTTCTCACCAAGTTGAAAGGGGTGTCCGACCCCGAGAAAAAGCGCAAGATCATCGGCGGGGAATTCATCCGCGTTTTCGAGGCCGCCACCAAGTCCGTCGGCAAGGCCAAGTTCCTCGGCCAGGGCACCCTCTATCCCGACATCATCGAGAGCGTGGCCATCGACGGCAATCCCGCCGCCCTCATCAAGTCGCACCACAATGTCGGCGGCCTGCCCAAGAACATGAAGTTCAAATTGGTCGAGCCCCTGAAAGAACTTTTCAAGGACGAGGTCCGTGCCGTCGGCGAGGCACTGGGACTGCCCCGCGAGATGGTCTGGCGCCAGCCTTTCCCCGGCCCCGGTCTGGCCGTGCGCTGCCTTGGACCGATCGACAAGGAAAAGCTCGAAATCCTGCGCAACGCCGATGCCGTGGTGGTCGACGAAATGAAACAATCCGGTTGGTATTACAAGGTCTGGCAGTCCTTCGCCGTCCTCCTGCCCGTGCGCAGCGTCGGGGTGATGGGCGACGAACGGACCTACGACTGGACCATCGCGCTGCGCATTGTCGAAAGCCAGGACGCCATGACCGCCGACTGGGCCAAGATGCCTTACGAGGTGTTGGGGAGAATTTCCACCCGCATCATCAACGAGGTCAAGGGCGTCAACCGTGTCTGCTACGACATCTCCTCCAAACCGCCGGCGACGATTGAGTGGGAATAG
- a CDS encoding TonB family protein, with protein MTPHEIWEQIMPPQRRWLGLIIFASLLVHMAGFLVFRIDPVKTRAYADRPRQFKFIDPRLQSEGAMGDNWTQWLDWRDPTSIALPWTPLQEPSMAEVELPAVGTENAMAPPPKPFALPRDLPATLSQQADRLITGTPPNPMPIRVESPPPLSGTTFRTEGKLAERKLLSRPGLPQPRTDLSLKITVLGIGVDRSGAVISAVVEESCGDGTVDQSAVQAVQGWMFNPRSGGAESDWGRVSIFWDLNEKLAPATPKQP; from the coding sequence ATGACACCCCATGAAATCTGGGAACAAATCATGCCGCCCCAGCGTCGCTGGCTCGGTCTGATCATTTTTGCTTCCCTCCTTGTCCACATGGCGGGTTTCCTGGTCTTCCGCATCGACCCGGTCAAGACCCGGGCCTACGCCGATCGTCCGCGGCAATTCAAATTCATCGACCCCCGTCTGCAGTCCGAGGGGGCCATGGGAGATAACTGGACGCAGTGGCTGGATTGGCGTGATCCAACCTCCATCGCCCTGCCTTGGACACCCCTACAGGAACCCTCCATGGCCGAGGTGGAACTTCCGGCCGTCGGGACGGAAAACGCCATGGCACCGCCCCCCAAGCCTTTTGCGCTCCCGCGCGACCTTCCGGCCACCTTGTCCCAACAGGCCGACCGTTTGATCACAGGAACGCCCCCCAATCCGATGCCCATCCGGGTGGAATCCCCACCCCCCTTGAGCGGGACAACCTTCCGCACCGAGGGCAAGCTGGCCGAGCGCAAGCTTCTCAGCCGCCCGGGTCTGCCGCAACCCCGCACCGACCTCTCCCTGAAAATCACCGTTCTCGGAATCGGTGTCGACCGCAGCGGGGCGGTCATCTCCGCGGTGGTGGAGGAATCCTGCGGTGACGGCACAGTCGACCAGTCGGCGGTGCAGGCCGTGCAGGGATGGATGTTCAATCCACGCAGTGGCGGGGCCGAGTCCGACTGGGGACGGGTTTCCATCTTCTGGGATCTCAACGAAAAACTCGCGCCCGCCACGCCCAAACAGCCATGA